A genomic region of Arachis stenosperma cultivar V10309 chromosome 9, arast.V10309.gnm1.PFL2, whole genome shotgun sequence contains the following coding sequences:
- the LOC130950783 gene encoding 40S ribosomal protein S15a-1 produces the protein MVRVSVLNDALKSMYNAEKRGKRQVMIRPSSKVIIKFLLVMQKHGYIGEFEYVDDHRAGKIVVELNGRLNKCGVISPRFDVGVKEIESWTARLLPSRQFGYIVLTTSAGIMDHEEARRKNAGGKVLGFFY, from the exons ATGGTGAGGGTTAGTGTTTTGAATGATGCTCTCAAGAGCATGTACAATGCTGAGAAACGTGGGAAGCGCCAAGTCATGATTAGGCCATCATCAAAAGTGATCATCAAATTCCTTTTGGTGATGCAGAAGCATG GCTACATTGGGGAGTTTGAGTATGTAGATGATCACAGAGCTGGCAAAATTGTGGTCGAGTTGAATGGTAGATTGAACAAGTGTGGGGTTATTAGTCCTCGCTTTGATGTCGGCGTGAAAGAGATAGAAAGTTGGACTGCGAGGTTGCTTCCCTCAAGACAG TTTGGGTATATTGTTTTGACTACCTCTGCTGGTATCATGGATCACGAAGAGGCCAGGAGAAAGAACGCTGGGGGTAAAGTGTTGGGATTCTTCTACTAG
- the LOC130948808 gene encoding polyadenylation and cleavage factor homolog 4: MYSENLIVSAENPRPFAFQQHLSSSSSTTTSANAKPMSNEIAQKPPPSILVGRFKAMLKQRDDELRATAGHVPPPSTEEIVQLYEMLLSELTCNLKAIINDLTFIAEQQREHARGIADAICARILEVPAEQKLPSLYLLDSIVKNFGQEYVRYFALRLPEVFCEAYRQVQPHLHPAMRHLFGTWSKVFPPSVLRKIEAELQLSQVVNNSQSSNMNPLRASESPRPSHGIHVNPKYLRQLERSTVDSVGGEKFDISGKASNTNFGIVANKMNQFVSSRLGISSSPSRAGLDRPLSVADEYAVDSSSGRMVERESPHNYGVPRVVGREEELGEWQRKQYPGDVRNRFQTPLTYSLSNGHPRQSPRALIDAYGSDKSQETSSTKPLILDRLDRNGIDNKVTSWQNTEEEEFDWEDMSPTLVDHSRNNGFLQSTAFSRDKPVAVAANAILSEQDTRKGWSGGSQLPPVDDSSVIAADAFPHSVYGRVSMGQVSGFQNQINQSLGSRPPHDAWKVSQSQTMLNIRGRGRTLLMPPIDNNPNNDVNPYGIRPAVSRMVSGIASNVEPRPPVLPGSFEIRPSVTVHGTRPPTLNPIFPPQKHVRSQFDAINTSNPIMNHGPNKSLFMPEQPGLDTVENRDASKGKIHQLPNQLAGLLPSNLQNFGQTPQHFFPSRDPSSSQFGHGNSLQGLGPSLSAAMSNPLPITQLPLPVQGIANNSLQLQGGVHPPLPPGRPPAPSQMIPHPNAGPYVSNQQPAVAYTNLISSLMSQGVISLANQPSGQDSVGTEFNPDILKIRHESAISALYGDLPRQCTTCGLRFKCQEEHSSHMDWHVTKNRMSKSRKQKPSRKWFVSDRMWLSGAEALGTESVPGFLPTETVEEKKDDEELAVPAEEDQNTCALCGEPFDEFYSDEMEEWMYRGAVYLNAPTGATVGMDRSQLGPIIHAKCRSDTNTSPSEDFALDEGGANEEGGQRKRMRS; the protein is encoded by the exons ATGTACTCTGAAAATCTGATAGTGTCCGCTGAAAACCCTAGACCCTTCGCGTTTCAGCAACAtctatcttcttcttcgtcTACTACTACTTCGGCCAACGCGAAACCCATGAGCAATGAGATCGCACAGAAGCCTCCCCCTTCCATTCTCGTTGGCAGGTTCAAGGCTATGCTCAAGCAGCGCGACGACGAGCTCAGAGCCACCGCCGGTCACGTGCCGCCTCCGTCTACGGAAGAAATCGTTCAGCTGTACGAGATGCTGCTGTCGGAGCTCACGTGCAATCTGAAGGCCATTATCAACGATCTCACCTTCATCGCTGAGCAGCAGAGGGAGCATGCCAGGGGCATCGCCGACGCTATCTGCGCTCGGATTCTGGAG GTGCCTGCAGAGCAAAAGCTTCCTTCACTCTATCTTTTGGACAGTATAGTGAAGAACTTTGGACAGGAATATGTTAGATACTTTGCATTACGCCTGCCCGAA GTTTTCTGTGAGGCATACAGGCAGGTTCAACCTCATTTGCACCCTGCTATGCGCCATCTCTTTGGCACCTGGTCAAAAGTCTTTCCACCGTCTGTCCTACGCAAGATTGAAGCTGAGTTGCAACTTTCTCAAGTAGTTAATAATAGTCAATCGTCCAACATGAATCCCCTCAGAGCATCTGAATCTCCTAGACCAAGTCATGGCATACATGTAAATCCAAAGTACCTGCGGCAGTTGGAGCGCTCAACTGTGGATAGT GTTGGTGGTGAAAAGTTTGACATATCAGGAAAGGCTAGTAATACAAATTTTGGTATTGTAGCTAATAAGATGAATCAATTTGTATCTAGCAGACTTGGAATAtcctcttctccttcaagagcTGGTCTAGATAGGCCTTTGTCAGTAGCAGATGAGTATGCAGTTGACAGTTCTTCTGGAAGGATGGTTGAGAGAGAGTCTCCTCATAATTATGGAGTACCAAGAGTAGTAGGTAGAGAGGAAGAATTGGGTGAATGGCAGCGAAAGCAGTACCCTGGTGACGTTCGAAATCGATTTCAAACTCCTTTGACATACAGCCTTAGTAATGGGCATCCGCGTCAAAGTCCAAGAGCTTTAATTGATGCGTATGGCAGTGACAAAAGCCAAGAAACTTCAAGCACCAAGCCTCTTATACTTGATCGGCTAGATAGAAATGGTATCGACAACAAAGTGACATCATGGCAGAATACTGAAGAGGAGGAGTTTGATTGGGAAGATATGAGTCCAACATTAGTAGACCATAGTAGGAATAATGGCTTCTTGCAATCAACTGCTTTTTCCAGGGATAAGCCTGTTGCAGTAGCAGCTAATGCAATTTTGTCAGAGCAAGATACAAGGAAGGGTTGGTCTGGTGGGTCTCAGCTTCCTCCAGTAGATGATTCTTCTGTCATAGCAGCAGATGCATTTCCCCATTCAGTT TATGGTCGTGTATCCATGGGGCAGGTATCTGGTttccaaaatcaaataaacCAGAGTCTGGGTTCCCGTCCACCTCATGATGCTTGGAAGGTCTCTCAATCACAAACCATGCTTAATATTAGGGGCCGAGGAAGAACTCTTTTGATGCCTCCTATTGATAACAATCCCAATAATGATGTAAACCCCTATGGGATTCGACCTGCAGTGTCAAGGATGGTTTCTGGTATTGCCTCTAATGTAGAGCCTCGTCCACCAGTTTTGCCTGGATCTTTTGAAATAAGACCTTCTGTAACTGTTCATGGCACTCGTCCTCCCACCTTAAATCCAATATTTCCACCGCAAAAACATGTTAGAAGTCAATTTGATGCAATAAATACCAGTAATCCCATTATGAATCATGGCCCAAATAAATCTCTGTTCATGCCTGAACAGCCAGGGCTGGACACTGTTGAAAACAGGGATGCCAGTAAAGGAAAGATACATCAGTTGCCTAATCAGCTGGCTGGATTGCTTCCATCCAACCTGCAAAACTTTGGACAAACACCACAACATTTTTTCCCATCTCGGGATCCATCATCCTCACAATTTGGTCATGGGAACTCTCTGCAAGGACTTGGTCCTTCTTTAAGTGCAGCTATGTCAAATCCATTACCTATTACACAGTTGCCTTTACCAGTCCAAGGTATTGCAAATAATTCCTTACAATTACAGGGGGGAGTCCATCCACCTTTACCTCCAGGTCGCCCTCCTGCTCCTTCTCAAATGATACCACATCCAAACGCTGGTCCATATGTATCAAACCAACAGCCGGCTGTTGCATatactaatttaattagttCGCTTATGTCCCAAGGCGTAATCTCATTGGCTAATCAACCCTCTGGACAG GATTCTGTTGGAACTGAGTTTAATCCAGATATTCTGAAGATTCGTCATGAGTCTGCAATCAGTGCCTTGTATGGAGATCTCCCTAGACAATGCACGACTTGTGGACTAAGATTCAAATGCCAAGAGGAGCACAGTAGTCATATGGATTGGCATGTAACAAAGAACAGGATGTCCAAAAGTCGCAAACAGAAGCCTTCTCGTAAGTGGTTTGTGAGTGACAGGATGTGGCTTAGTGGTGCGGAGGCACTGGGAACAGAATCGGTTCCGGGTTTTCTGCCAACTGAGACcgtagaagaaaaaaaagatgatgaagAGTTGGCAGTGCCAGCTGAAGAGGACCAGAATACATGTGCATTATGTGGTGAGCCTTTCGATGAGTTTTACAGTGACGAAATGGAGGAATGGATGTATAGAGGAGCTGTATACCTCAATGCACCCACCGGAGCAACAGTGGGCATGGACAGGTCGCAGTTAGGTCCCATTATTCATGCCAAATGCAGATCAGACACTAATACGTCCCCCTCTGAAGATTTCGCGTTGGATGAAGGG GGTGCCAATGAAGAGGGCGGCCAAAGAAAACGAATGCGGAGTTGA